A genome region from Bufo gargarizans isolate SCDJY-AF-19 chromosome 2, ASM1485885v1, whole genome shotgun sequence includes the following:
- the LOC122928452 gene encoding damage-control phosphatase ARMT1-like — protein MEAPCPLSAKFEGTFAYYTVKDRLTQILTKVIDTVHRNKNTFFEAHGDEGMEAEKKALSFFSKLRNELQTDKPILPLNDEKPDTQIWNQYLDYQKTLLSNGEEPSWFRSPWLYVECYMYRRIQEGMLLSPPISEFDVFRDVKNESFFQSQQAMLALCIHLQELKGKINSLSNDEVRDEINKLLQVSLWGNKCDLSISGGQDNSQKTSVLSSLEDFKAFILVDDMDSLWNILSRNRDGNTESRTRVDIVLDNAGFELVTDFVLADAILSLNLATEVHFHGKVMPWYVSDTTKRDFDWTIQQCLAINNKWMSKCGQTWKENLKKGRWVYHEHLFWTLPHEFCTMAEVAPDLYTELQKSDLVFFKGDLNYRKLTGDRKWDFTVPFSQALRSFHPAPLCSVRTLKADVQVGLQAGVGERLSATETDWMISGKYGIIQFSPAV, from the exons ATGGAGGCTCCCTGCCCGCTGTCTGCCAAATTTGAAGG gaCGTTTGCATACTACACAGTGAAAGACAGACTAACGCAGATTCTAACAAAAGTGATAGACACTGTACATCGGAATAAAAATACGTTCTTTGAAGCTCATGGGGAC GAAGGAATGGAGGCAGAGAAAAAGGCTTTGTCTTTCTTTTCCAAACTGCGGAACGAATTGCAAACCGACAAGCCCATCCTGCCGCTGAACGACGAGAAGCCGGACACACAGATCTGGAATCAGTACCTGGACTACCAGAAAACGCTACTGAGCAATGGTGAAGAGCCCAGCTGGTTCCGGTCCCCTTGGCTATACGTGGAATGTTACATGTATCGCAGAATTCAAGAAGGGATGTTGCTGAG CCCTCCAATATCTGAATTTGACGTCTTTAGGGATGTGAAGAATGAAAGTTTCTTTCAGTCCCAGCAGGCGATGTTGGCTCTTTGCATTCATCTTCAGGAGCTTAAAGGGAAGATTAATAGTCTTAGTAATGATGAGGTCCGGGATGAGATCAACAAGCTGCTGCAG GTGTCTCTATGGGGAAACAAGTGTGACCTTTCAATATCCGGGGGTCAAGACAACTCCCAGAAGACCAGCGTACTGTCTTCGCTTGAGGACTTCAAAGCATTTATACTGGTGGATGATATGGATTCTCTCTGGAACATCCTCTCAAGGAACAGAGATGGGAACACCGAGTCAAGAACAAGGGTTGACATAGTCCTAGATAATGCTGGGTTTGAGTTAGTCACTGATTTTGTCTTGGCGGATGCCATACTGTCTTTGAACCTGGCCACGGAAGTTCATTTTCACGGGAAGGTCATGCCATGGTATGTCTCAGATACCACAAAGCGCGATTTTGACTGGACAATTCAGCAGTGTCTAGCCATCAACAACAAGTGGATGTCAAAGTGCGGACAGACCTGGAAGGAAAACCTAAAGAAGGGACGCTGGGTCTACCATGAACATCTTTTCTGGACCCTGCCCCATGAGTTCTGCACCATGGCTGAAGTGGCTCCCGATTTATACACCGAGCTGCAAAAATCTGACTTAGTCTTCTTTAAAGGAGACTTGAACTACAGAAAACTTACTGGAGATCGGAAGTGGGACTTCACTGTGCCCTTCTCTCAGGCACTCCGATCCTTTCACCCTGCTCCATTGTGCAGTGTTAGAACCCTGAAGGCCGATGTGCAGGTGGGGTTGCAAGCAGGGGTCGGAGAACGACTCTCAGCAACGGAGACAGACTGGATGATATCTGGCAAATATGGCATCATCCAGTTTAGTCCTGCAGTTTGA